The Apium graveolens cultivar Ventura chromosome 10, ASM990537v1, whole genome shotgun sequence nucleotide sequence AAGAGTGAATATTCAAACTAGGGACCAAAAAATAACCCAAAAATTCGTGTATATAGGCTTTAGTAACATTCTAAAATTTACGTAATGGTCTATTTCTTTTATCACGTTGAACTTCTATTACAACACATCAATGTTTTTTTATAGTTCTAGACTTGTTTTGATATAGAGATAGAGATTAAATTGGTTCAATTCAGTTTTGAACATAAACTAAAATCTTAACAAAAAATTGTGTAGCTACCAAACAAACACCATTGATGCTTCTGTTTAGTCAAGTTGTGATTTCCGATTTGTTTTGTGTGCATCCCAGCATTCAGACTAAAATTAAGATACCTAAAGTTCGCTAAAAGCTATAAAATATTCAGATAAATTTAGATATTCAGATGGCAATTGTAAATAGCACCTAAAGTTATTCGGACATATATATTAGCTTGTAAGATTGGATGAGAAAATCTTACCATCTGTTTTGACTGAGATATATCAAGAGGGGAGAAACCCTTGACAATATTCGGTTTGATCCCATCATTTCCAGACAGCACCTCTGCCTCTGTTACCTTAGGTTTACTTTTTCTCCTCTGTTTTCTAGATGCCTCCATCTTTTTATTGACTTTTCCGTCTGAGAAATTTGTCCATGCTGCTTCTGTGGAGATACTACTCACTGGTACACCAAGTTCAGCAAGTGAGCTCTCCAATGAAGACCTTGTTTGAAGCTTGGCAATCTGCTGGTCATCGAGGTGAAATCCATTTGCCTGCTTCTCCTCAAGAATATCAATCTGCTGCAACTTCTTTCTGAGTGCTCGGACTTGTCTGCAGATGCCTTGATTTGCATCTTCAACAGGGTGAAGGAAGTTATCTAATCTCTGATATTTATCTTTCATCGAGGTTAAAATCTTGTTGTGGTTGTCGCAAGTCCTTGGAAAATCATCCCCGTTATCCTCCTCTTCACTGTTGATTACAGCAGGGAACGTAGCAGTGGGTGTTGGAAGCCGTCGGTAACACCATAATTCCGATGACTTCAAATCCCGTGATTTCTCAAGGGATGCTAAGATACCCAACGAAGCAGTAGCAACGGCATGTGTTGAGACCGTAAGTATATAATCAAGGTTGCGGATAACGATATCCTGATGCAGGTTTGAGAATATATTAGATAAGCCAGGTCCTACTAAATGTCACTAAAATCAATTATGAACTCTTAAACCAGAATACTTTATCAATTTAAGTAAGAAAAAGCtatttttaaattttcagaaaatgacTGGAGTAAAGTAATTTTCTTTTTCGCTAACTGCAGTAAAGTACAGATTGTCGCATTCTATGTACAACTATTGGATATTTGAAGAACCATCTGTTAGTCAGAATATAATCAGTTTCTAAGAAATGATATAAGTTCTACCAGGGCTATCAGTTGTTAGATACTCAGCCAGTATGCTTAATAAGCTGATTCTATGCTTTTCTGCAGAATGTCTATAAGATCTTACAAACAATTAAGGGCATGTTTGTTTCACCTAATAATTAACTTATAAGTTAAAAATCACATTTGGGGGAATACAATTCTATGCACCTGTTTTAGCTACTTAATTTTAATTTTGCAATTCGAgttcttaaaaaatgaaaattatcTTAGTAACTGACAAGACAAATTTAATTTATACTTATATACAAGAAAGGTAACTTTGGGTGAAAAATGACTTTCTCTAGGGTAAAACAAAATGAGACAAACACACAATTTAAAGAGGGGGGGGGTCGATTTTGTTAGTGAAGAAACCAGACGTAGGCTTGTCAAATTAATTAGGATGATAAATTTAAAAGAAGTATATCAAGAAAGAAACAATATAGAGATGATAAAAAAAAGTGATACCTAAAGGCTTGGATAACTCATGTCAAGTAGAAATATATACATAGCAAGAATGCTACCACAGTATATACAAGAAACTTAAAATCAGGGACACAATTAGGCCATTGGGATATGTACCTCGCAGTGCTTCCTCAAATCATCTGCTTCAAGTGAATCTGCGATCTCAAGCAGTTGAATAGCACTATGAGGCTCCACCAAAAACTCTGCTGCTACTTTCTCACATAGGCTTTTCAAGCTCGGAACCGGCATGGTCCCACTATCCTCCTTTGGCAAGGTAAATAGGGCATAACCGGTATCCATATCATCATAAACGAAATTGTCCTCTAATTCATCTAATTCATCTTCAATCTTTAACTTGAGATTCTGCGAATGAGGGACAACACTTGGAGGGTAGGTGGGATGATAGAGAGAACTAATGAACAGAAGATGTGTCTCTCCGACTGAAACTGAAGATGCTTTTTTTGCACCATGTAGCCGCGTTGCAACAGGTTGCTCATCCTTTCCTTCCTTTCCATCCCATCTATAAACATCACCAGTAGCAGTTACGGCGGCGGTCCAATACTTTCCAGCAGAAATACTAACAATAGCCCTTCCACAAAGCGAATATAGctacaaaaaaaaaaattagaatacACGAGAGATTTCAATTTTAGCCAACATATACATCTAGATAAAAATACAAAATCCAGAACATCAGAACCTTTACCTGCCTACATCGTAGATTAGGATCTGATGACAACCAACAAAATACTGCCCCATCATCGGTAAGAGCCATGCTATGTACCATCCCAGCAGCTATAGAAACTACATGAAGTCGTTCCTTACGATGAAACTTTAACGGTGTGCTCCCAACTTTTTTAATATTCCTAGCTATCACTACACGCCTTGGAGTAACAAGTCGATGACCCCAAGTAAACACCTAATAATTAAACAGTTTCAAAAGGCATATTAGCAATGGCATTCCCGATATCAATAGAACAATATTTACTAATAAATCTATTAGACTGATCAATACCTCTCCATCAATTCCTAAAACAATAGTGTGATTTTTAGCTGCTGCAACTCCAACAAAAACTTTCCCTTTCAAGTATTCAACCACCCTTGGAGTGTAATTCCAGCCTGAATTGGAAGTCCCATAACCAAGCTGACCATCTTTATTGCATCCCCATGTGAAAACCTCACCAGACTCAGAAACAACAGCAGTATGTTTATTGGCTGCTGCAACAGCAACTATCTTTGACTTCAAGGAACTAACTCTGCGAGGTGTGGCTTGGCTATCCACTGATGTATAACCAAGTTGACCCTCTAAAACAACACATCTCAAATATCAGATTACAGCACAATAATAGTACTCTGAAAATAATTCCTTTAAAAGATATATACATTCAAAGGCAGCTAGTAGAAAGTAGAAAGATTTAGTATTTTGTCCCAATCAAGGGATTTTGGATAGCAATTAAATCATATGAAAGAAATCCAAAGATTGTGTAATATAATATATCAACTGGGAGATCCTACTACTACATGTTACCAAAGGAAAAAGGTACCTCTATTGGAACCCCAAGTAAACACTTCACCACCCTCTGTTGCAACAACAGTGTGATGTTTAGCTGCTGCAATTGCCTTCACTCGTCGGGACCCTAAACCAGAAGTCACTTTCCGGGGAGTTATAACAGCAGCCTGACCGCTGCATTATACGATATAATAATAGGTTGTTTTTCTTTAAATCATTGGCACAGAGAAATAATCATGTACAGAAACATAGAGGTACGAGCGATCATACGATTATGGCTAATCCTGATAATCTTACTTTAAATGACTTACAGCTGAGTGAGTCTGCTATAAGTAACCGAACAAGTATAACTACATGTTAAAGCACAAATATTTTCATTCTTAACTTAAAAAGTTTCATTCCAGTTCAACTAACAATCTATAGCAATAAGAGATGTATCTCTTTCTACTTCCATAAGAACATACAGTTTACCTTCTTAAGGGTTTTtcaatttcaaaattagggtgGTACATGGAAAATTCTATATATAATAACTTTAAATCAGTAGTACTCCATATGTCTATAAAAAAACTAAGATCACTGCTAATAATGAGGATATATTTACCTGTGAATATCAAAATCAGGATGCCCAAGACGCCCCCCTCTTCCATACCCCCAAGTATAGACATCCCCTTTCGCACCAACTGCTACACTATGGAACTTTGCAGCAGAAACTAATTTAATTAGGGAACCATGAAGGGAATCAACTTTACATGGCAACTTCTGAATATGCGCATTTCCAGTTCCAAGTTGATAATTGACACCACTTCCCCAGCTAAACAATTCTGTAGCTACTGAAAAAAATTAACACGAGGTTACCTCCTCTGTTTCAGGGGTAATCAATTTACCAGAAATAGCAGGGCAACAAAGATTACATGAAGGCATCAAATAAACCTGAACTATCTTCATTTCCTAAAGTCTGCAGCACAGGACCGGAGAGAAGATCAACAGGTGTACGAGATTTGAAATCTTCCGATGTGATGGATGCACCCTCCTGAAGAAGGACGCTAGCCACTGCGAGATAACCAAAGTGCAAAGCTCTATGAAGGCTTGTCCATCCTGATTCTCCATCCTGGAAAACAGCAGGAGTTACTGTCTGAAAGCAATTTATATATCGGCATAATTAGAGAATTCTCTAATACATCATCAAGATCTTCTAATACACTATCAAATCATTTGGCAATCTCAATTTTCACCATAAACCAACTTTCCTGATCCATTGTGCTTTATGTTTACTAACTGCATTTGTCAGCTAACAGTCTCACGGACTCAGGGTCATACAGAGATACTTATATGACTGCTATGTTTGTGATCCATACTTCACCACATTTTGGAATATGTCTAGTATCACCTGCTTGAAGTACAATTATAGTGTCCTGCAAAGTTTAATTATGTCTCGATATTTCTTCTACAAAGCATGTAATCAGTCGATAACAACTATCAAGAGGGATCAATAAAATGGAATAACGATAAGATAAATTCTATACAGAATTCAATGTATTTCAAATAATCTGGGTAATCATTTAACAACATATTATAATAGGGAAAGTTTCAAATTTGATTAAATAACCCACCCGAGCATTAGGGTCCGCGCCAGCCTCAAGTAGCCTCCTGACTATTGGAACATGATTCCTCCAAGTTGCAATATGAAGAAGGGTTAGACCAAACACATTCCTTGTGTTGATATTTCCACCATTCTTCTTCATTAGTGCTAAAGTAGCATCTACATCAGCCACCGAACCTTCCCGAATAACAAGCCATGGATCTTTTGAGGACCCACTTGGTAAGTATTTACGGGCAGAGAACTGCGAATTCTGCCTTGAACCATGCGGAACCACAATTTCCTCCATAGAAACTATTCACTGAGCTTCTGCCTTCTGGAAATTATAACTTAAGTACACCTGTCAACTTCTCCCGGAGCTCGACTCTTTTTGGTTTTTTgttaaaagaaaagaaacttaAAGTAGTACCACCTAAACTAATAacagaaaaacatgctctactGTATGAACTATCTTAATCTTCTATTCATCTTAAGACAATAACTGAACCCAGGTATTAGATCACAAATACTAACATTTGAAGCAGAATCGCCGACCCATGTTATGCTACCATCATCGTCAGCACTTCTGTCATGAACACATACCCACTGAAGCAGCCACTTACAAAGTGTGATCAGACATCATAACGTATATGATAGATCCCAAAAAGTGGGTAAAAAAACTGCAATGGTAAAAACTTCTATTAATGACCGCAGAAACTAGAAAAATTACAATTGGTGATAATTAATGATAAAGCAGCATCAAAAGCAAAACCAAAAACCAAAAAAAATATTAGACATGTCTCAAAAAGATTAAAAACACCACAGACTTGCTAAAACTTCAGCAAAAATAGATATAATACCACACAGTATCTTTTGTGTCTTCTTGTAAGCTTCATGAACAATGAAAAAGCCGTAATCTAACAATGTACACCACACCACAATATGCTCTTTGCAAAACCAAAGTAAAATGGTAAATCTGGCTTTAGATGTGTGATCTGATCACTATTAATCAGAAACAAAATAACTTGGTCAAATCAtacattcaaagaacagaaagTCACATTGAGATATAAAAATTAAAGAGTTGTGGAGTTGGAACACATCTACTCGAAATTGGTAAGTTAATAGATACAAGATTAACTATTCTACCATTGTAGATGGGGCAAACTCACCTAATTTATGACCCAGTTCAATACCCACCCACCAGCTACAAAATTAGATACATTTACATACATCACAGGTCATGGACTAACTTCTCATTTTACTCAACTAGCAATAAAGACTCAATCTTTATGCAAAATTCACAAATCAAGCATTAAAAACACAATCACCAAGCACAAAAACATCAAAAATTAATCAAATTCCACAATCTTGATccaaaatgaaaaataaaaaatacccAAATCATAAAAATCAAAAGTTTATCATCAAATGAAGCAATTCATGAATTTCCCACATTTTATCTCAAACCAATcgattaaaaaaaataaaaattagggACCCAACATTGCTTTAAAAACAAAGAATTtaaagaatcaccttaaaataAATACGGGGCAGTCACGAAATAGTTGTGTCCGCTGCAAACATTGCTTGTGAATCTATGCTcgattatttttatgtatatatatgtgtatgtatataaaatatgaatgtattatatatatatatatatgtgtgttgtGAGGGGTGAAGAAGGGAGAGTGTTTTTAGGGGAGGGAATCGAAGCACCGAATATACCTGAAGATATGTTTGTATGTATAGGTGTATGTATttcgagagagagagggggggatACAGGAGTTTCAAGAATGGCATAGACGATAAAATTATAAAACATTTAGCTGGAATATATGTCCAGGGGTATTTTGGGGATTTAAAAGTTGTTAATGACGAAAGTACCCATGGAGAGTGAGTTGACGCGCGGGAGATTTGGGGTCTCTGACGTCTCAATGGTTGATTTGTCTGCGTCTCATGTGGCCACGTTTCTTTATGACCCTTCTGTTTGCCACGTGTCagataattttatattatttccTTAAGAATTACAGTAttaaattttttgataaattaGTGTACGGGATAATTTGACGAATTATTACCAGGATTTGAAGTGGATATAATTTTGTAAAATTTAAATGGACTAGGCAACAAAGAAATATTGATACATATTTTTCCGAAAAATTAATGTAAATTGtatcttaattttaatataaaattttaacaaGATGACCCGAACATAATATATATTCTTCAACTATCGGTTTCAATTATACTGCTGAATTATAACCGAAACAAGCTGACAATATAAATTACTAAACATATGgtcaaaaaattatatttaactACTGAATAGGAATTTGAAACCAATACCGGTATATAAAATGATACTATATTATTATGTATCACTCTAAAACTTTAAGTTAATAGAAAAAGTTCTCAATCTTATATTGTACTATTAAAAAAACTTAATCTAAAAGAAGACCCTGGCCATTTTTCTAATGAAATAAAAGAAATGTGAGTTGAACATTTATTTTATTAAGCTAAAATTAGAAAGTTATCACTTTTTTGACATTGTATAATTTGTGCAACTTGAAAATGGACAACAATTATTATTGGTAGTTCCTAAAAGTCTTATAACTAAGTATTTGTTTAAACAAAGATTTGAAATGAGCGTATAAATgttattttcagaatttttttattTCAAAAGCGAATGAAGTGGGGAAAATTTAAATTCTCCTTCCATTCACTTTCTTTTAGGATTTTGATTACGAATGCAGGGACAATTTTATCATTTTACTCTTATTTTGCTTCGTAAATAAAATAATAACTTTGAAAATAATATTTCCCTCGAGTTTTTTTTGCCAAGTACTGTTAGGGATGGTGGAGCGCGGTTCGGTTCGGGACGGTTTTTGGCCAAAAACGAAACCGAAATCGCATGCCCTcgtgttatggattaaaaactaagatatataattgctgtatttattactaaggaacgtgagtttcGAGGCTCGATTCGACTcctcttgtgtttcgtgactcaatctgccttaacaagatgcctacgtaccttgttgaatgccaaggatcaagtcaaaaaatgtagttctgatttgtggggtgagaccccttatataggtgttgggagtcctAGAATTGGACAtgagttaggagacttggtgggcaagtcttagaattagaatggactttggagtcctaagaagtaggaagctggttccttatcccatgaggttccttggaggccaatttacaaggatttatgtccttattggaacttttcttaatagctgatttttcccttattaattaattatgaaaataattaatattcagggttttgggccttctttgttccatcaggcctgatctggtccatcaggcatgatcaatgcgttaacctttttggtctgaatatcatacatcttcttattgggccttgcaacccaaatcatgtgtaattaatacaacattaactacgtaatcaggatttatatattccctatcatttgccccccagcttttgggaaacagtgactaggtttcgcagaagttaagttcattcgttcttttacagggtatcgtttttgcgtaaagtgtggagcgacctacacatttacaacgatttactttCATCCCttttatttatgaattattttaatttccaggaatttttcccttaattctgggatttttcctaaattttcaggaatttttcccttaattctgggatttttccttaattttcaggattttttccctttattctgagatttttccttaatttccaggaattttttccttaattctgggatttttccttaatttcctggatttattcctaattttctgaaatatattaatattttcagaaaatattttaaggaatttccttaattttctggaaagattcggaatataattttttttttcagaaaatattttttctttcttttttttctctccctttttctcttcttcttttttttatacatatttcgaccaggaatcccattcgaccaggatcctggtcgaattattCTTCATTGTGCTTTGGTCGACAGCATTTCGAGGAGGGCACTTTCGAacaggaatcctggtcgaatttcggccaggattttcataaatttatatttttttattttttttgtcgAGCAGGAaattttcggtcaggattttgGGTCAGAATTTCTTGCCTTGTCCGAATTAGCCATCCTTTTAAGCCCTGATCGAAGCAATTTCGACCTCAAGAATTTTGATCGGGATTTCTTTACATTTCCTGGTCGAATGGGTCTTAATTCTGGTCGATTTAAGCCTTTTATTCAGCCCTAATCGACAGGATTTCGACCTCAGCTCATTCGATTAGGAATATGATATGAaccctgatcgaattgggtcaagAATTTGGAGTATATGTTTTTGTAACTCCATATATTTGATTTGGGCCTTAAATTTGGGCTGGATTCCTTTGGGCTCCTCATTTGGGCCTGGATTCCTTTGGGCTCCTGATTTGGGCTTGGATTCCTTTACTGGGCCTTTTCTGGACTGGGCCTTCTCTTGTATAACTGGGCCTTTTTCTAGGCTTTATTTACCTGGGCCATTATATTTTCTATCATGGGCTTTTTTTTACAGGTTTTAATATCCT carries:
- the LOC141692284 gene encoding uncharacterized protein LOC141692284; amino-acid sequence: MEEIVVPHGSRQNSQFSARKYLPSGSSKDPWLVIREGSVADVDATLALMKKNGGNINTRNVFGLTLLHIATWRNHVPIVRRLLEAGADPNARDGESGWTSLHRALHFGYLAVASVLLQEGASITSEDFKSRTPVDLLSGPVLQTLGNEDSSVATELFSWGSGVNYQLGTGNAHIQKLPCKVDSLHGSLIKLVSAAKFHSVAVGAKGDVYTWGYGRGGRLGHPDFDIHSGQAAVITPRKVTSGLGSRRVKAIAAAKHHTVVATEGGEVFTWGSNREGQLGYTSVDSQATPRRVSSLKSKIVAVAAANKHTAVVSESGEVFTWGCNKDGQLGYGTSNSGWNYTPRVVEYLKGKVFVGVAAAKNHTIVLGIDGEVFTWGHRLVTPRRVVIARNIKKVGSTPLKFHRKERLHVVSIAAGMVHSMALTDDGAVFCWLSSDPNLRCRQLYSLCGRAIVSISAGKYWTAAVTATGDVYRWDGKEGKDEQPVATRLHGAKKASSVSVGETHLLFISSLYHPTYPPSVVPHSQNLKLKIEDELDELEDNFVYDDMDTGYALFTLPKEDSGTMPVPSLKSLCEKVAAEFLVEPHSAIQLLEIADSLEADDLRKHCEDIVIRNLDYILTVSTHAVATASLGILASLEKSRDLKSSELWCYRRLPTPTATFPAVINSEEEDNGDDFPRTCDNHNKILTSMKDKYQRLDNFLHPVEDANQGICRQVRALRKKLQQIDILEEKQANGFHLDDQQIAKLQTRSSLESSLAELGVPVSSISTEAAWTNFSDGKVNKKMEASRKQRRKSKPKVTEAEVLSGNDGIKPNIVKGFSPLDISQSKQMEDAVLEVSVTKQVCSEESFNEKGLVNMPSKISSPALAKKKKKKGGLSMFLSGALDDSPKAVVPSPPTPKVEGPAWGGNKISKGRTSLRDIQDEQSKTKECKTTRNKDQVGDPLDGKSGGKVLLSSFLPSTPIPMVSTGGTSQVPDGERGTPPWASSGTPPLISRPSLRDIQWQQHGKQQQSLAHSPKTRTTGFSVNTSPGCPPDSAVSNKWFKPEVDLPSSIRSIQIEEKAMKDLRRFYTNVKLVKNQS